In the genome of Impatiens glandulifera chromosome 6, dImpGla2.1, whole genome shotgun sequence, the window TTAGGGCAACAGTTAAAGAACAATGAGGCGAAGGGAAAGCTTATGAAAGTTAAGGCTTCGTATAAACTTTCATCGAAAGATGTGGGGAAGAAGGGTAAGGATAAGAAAGAAACGAGTACGAAATCTGCAAGGGCGAACGCTGAGAAGAAACCGGGACAGGTTGGTGGTGATCGGAAGGTTAAAgagaagaagaggaaggaggAGACGGAGAAGAAGACGAAGGGAAGCGCTGGAAGTGGAAGGAAGACAGTGAAGGCGAAGAAATCTGCGGCGGGTGTGAAGGCGAAACAGCCAAAGTCTATCAAATCTCAACCTGTTGGTGATAAGAAGAGAGGAAAGATGGTTTAGTTTAGTTGTGTTATGATAGTGCATGTAAGAAATGAAGTAGTGAATTATAATGGTAGTAAACTTTAGGAtgctttttctttttatgtaGTAAAATGTGTGCTGTTGTGACTTGTCTTTGTGTAAAGGAGCAACTCTTTAAATagacttaatattttataaagttatttatgCAAGTTTTTAAAGTTTTgggaaaaaatgaatttatatttataaattcaaaaaaaagttattatggtgtataatgttatttatttagtattattttttaattaatatgtttgttttaaaactaattaatgtatataaattattttttattatatgtataattaatattatttgaaattaaagtgaaattataATTGGCTTTTAATTTTGACCGTTTTATTAATGGAAAACTTGTAAAGTCTCTTATtagtaaaaattttaaattttgtgaaCACTAAAAAAAGGGTCAATCGATCATTTCCACCGATTGGTTTAAACACCAATCAATATTATGAGCATTACGGATGAGTGGTGAAATACCCTATATAACACTGATTGGTTTCAAAACCAATTGGAAAACCCCGCAAAAAATGGCGCTATCTTTTGGCGCGTTTATGAAGCAGTAGTACCGATTGGTTGATCTCTCAATCGGTGAAGTCTTAAGTTATAATATCGATTGACAGGTAAACCAATCGGTATTTcctataaaattatcaaaacaactTGAGAGCTTCTCTTGCTCCAGTTTCACTCTCCCTCTCCATTTCGTCGTTTTACCATATCGATCGTCGCgcaccgtttcgctaagtaagATTCTGATCGATTAGAACTTCTTCGTTTAGGTCTAGGTAAGATTCTGATCGGTtagatcttatttatttatgttttcaaaaaacaGACCAAATACAACTCGAGACAAAGACTATCAATTTTAGATTTGGTCTCTTGCACAATCGTTTTGTCCTGAGTTTTCTTAGAGGGATTTGTTTGCTCGAACATCATAcccttaatctttcaaccataCGCCATGAGGTTTAGTCTCATTTATTGGGTTTATAGGTGAACGCTCTTCGAACTCCAATGCTTTTAGGATTTTTTATACTCGAGGTATATCAGATATAATCGATATATGCATGCTCTTGCATTCACAAACTAGACAAGAATCTAGATtaacaacaaatggtgatttcaatatctgaTAGAATCAAAACACTTTATTTTTGCTTTTGACAAActagacaagagtctagatgaacacaATTGTTGATTTTcgtatctcaaccaacacagtcttGTGTGATacaatttttgttttgagaCATCATATTCTTGTACATAACCTCTATCTAAGACAAGCCACTGCCTTCGTTGACAATATAATTTTGAGTTTGGGCGTTCATCTTCCACGAGCTCCCGCTTAAATTaacatcagtagtttaagctttTCGTAAGGCTTTGAGAAAGATCCAATTGAAGAGAACCTTTTTCAAATCTCGATAGTTACATTGGCTCGTCTAGAAATAGTCAATGGAATACATGGATTTTTCGAATCCTTACTCGATTTTGAACCTTTATTCCAAATTTGGTCATTTTCCACTATGCGCTTTTAGGTTAGAGGGTTCAAGAGTCGTCATCTTCtcttatagttttatttttttattgtaactACACCTCATAACAAGGAATCAAAACATGTCGTTGTTtttgaatcatttttttattaaaaagtcaTTTAGTGTTGACACatgaattttgtattttttattttattgagacCGAGTCTAATGATAGGACCTACGTATTCTCATTGAAAGAGAAATTAGGTCTGAACATAATTTTGAACATGtatttttgcatttttttagtattaaaatttttaggatttttatctTATTAGGATCGAAACTAGTGATAGACTTTCTACGCATTCTCAAAGAGAAATCAGGTATGAACGTAGTAATTCGTAACATACGAGTTTTCGAAATAAACattttttggttttgtttttagttttgataatttttattttaataaaattttcttagtTTTAATGTTGGAACTTTGATGTtgtaagtttttaaataaaaatatccctatcattattttcattttaaagaaaatgtcCTTAATTTTAAGTAGGTTTTaaaattgtcatttttattttttaaacgaaCATTCATACTTTCAAGTAGGGtttgttattttcattttaatgaaaGCCTCCATAATTTTGAGTATGATTTCAgaattgtcatttttattttaataaaaaacattccTAATTTTAAGTAgggtttattattttttattttaataaaaaaattgccTAACTTAAGTAAGGTTgataattgtttattttcattttaacgAAGATGTCCCtaattttaattagagtttaagaATAGTGATTTTTATAATAACATTCCAAATTTTAAGTAAGGTTTTGAAAtcgttaatttttattttaataaaaatgcctcTAATTTTAGCTAGAGTTGTAGAGttgtcatttttataaaaacattcaTATTTTCAAGTATGGTTTGGGAATagtttattttcatttgaataGATTTGCAgagtaattgtttttataaaaaaaaacattcataatTTCACGTAGGGGTTTTGAAtcgttatttttcattttaatgaaattcCTCTAATTTCAATTAGAGttctttgttattttttataaaacattcaTAATTTCAAGTAGGATTTTTGAATcgtttattttcattttaataaaaattcctCTAATTTCAATTAAAGTTTTAGAGtcgttattttaataaaaacattcataatttcaaaaataggGTTATGGAGTCGTTTATAGACAAAAATTAACACGGTGCTTCTTATCTTATTATGGATGGAAGCCTCagttaaaatcattatttgGGATCACTTGAGAAAACCAATTTACGTCCTTGCATACAATTTCAGAAGCCTCTCTCCCGCGATAAGAAAGACAATAGCCATCCAATATGTAATGTGTTTTTTCATCGAGAACTAACAATAAAACGTGATTTTTGAATTGGAGGTTAAAAGGGTCCTTTCATCTATTCTACTCTTCAATTAGATGTCAATGAAAGTAAttagtttttcaaactttaatgCCAACAAACCCGCATAATCAGTGACACACCATTGTCTGGATTAATTTTTTCAGTGTTATTTTGCTTTGTTTTACCACCACTTTTAAATGGATTGTTTTGTTATGATTTTCCATCTtgtaatttatacatttaaatatattttttactttatatatttaaatgtgctaattataatctaaatatacatttttttccttttattactaagaattataatatattctttgaaagtttctctttatattttcttttgcggtgaaaattaagcatatgatcattcatattaattatatctaaGATCCCAAGTTAAGCGGGAAGGGTATTTTCGTCAAGATGTTTCTTCTCATGAATCCAGCCTCGGATGAACAGTTATGCAATCTTTACCGCCCGATTATTCTCCAATCTCCATCAACTGTCGAAACATTCAACATGGAAACGAGCAGATGAGAATCATAATCATCCGATTCAAATAATAAAGATCATACTCTTTCCAATTTGTCGAAACAAAATCCTTGAATTTGTTTCGAGTCCAATGATCGCCTTCCTTTGGCAATGGCGTCGTTGCTGGCACCGTCCAAGAGGTACGCAGCTGGAGGACTGTTCGGTCTGGCTTTGCATGCGGCTCAGCTGCATCAGACTCATCCTCTTGGTTCGATTACTGACCAGCAGCGCTTCAACAGTTGCGAATGGCTACCCGAAGATTCTGACCTTTGGGTCCATGAGAAATCCGGCCTCCTCCGTCCCGTCTTCAGGTCCCTCCTATCTGCTAAAATCCCTAATTGAAATTTTCCTCCgtaaaattcattattaatgAGTAGTTTAGACTTAGggtatgataattttttaatttatttaattttctgaTGAACAGCATTctagaaattgatagaaaatcaTGGTTAGGGCTTGAGGAAGTGGCAAGATCTTCTCCTTCAAAGGGTTTTGTAGAAGAGGTTTGTTTTTTCTTGATAAACAAGTTGAAACAATGTATAGAAAAATGACAGATGGGTTGTTATGTCTTCTTCATTTGAAACAGTTCTTGGGAGTACTTTCAGACGAGAGTGATGATACTTCTCCAGAGATTAAAGATAAAGAACTTAATCTTTGTAAAGCACTACATTCCATTGTTGAAAGCATGGATAAAACAAGGGACATTCAATTTAAGTTAGAGAGGCATCAACAATATAAGATTGACTGCCAGAAGAAATACGGCACAATCCCAGAGTCTAGCTCCGATGAAGTACCTGAACTTTTTAAAGGCACGGATAATGCAAGCTGTAAGATGGTTAGAACTGAACAGGAAGGCAGTCATTCCGGTAAAGCATATGAAAGTTCTCTACTAGAGGCAAGTCAGCCAA includes:
- the LOC124943592 gene encoding histone H1-like, producing the protein MENAKKPSAQKTSSHPPYFQMIKEALTALDEKGGSSPYAIAKYMEEKHKSVLPENFRKTLGQQLKNNEAKGKLMKVKASYKLSSKDVGKKGKDKKETSTKSARANAEKKPGQVGGDRKVKEKKRKEETEKKTKGSAGSGRKTVKAKKSAAGVKAKQPKSIKSQPVGDKKRGKMV